From one Streptomyces spiramyceticus genomic stretch:
- a CDS encoding sensor domain-containing diguanylate cyclase, whose translation MGEDARLQAVVTLAQAMAAAHTPRESWRAAALGAQEALGGSFAAVSVWERDLGRLRVLVNAGELAEGEESFPEGETYPVHQFPEITEFLHEKWAGGGEPNAWVETAQGPADGADAAGYCHQRVAALRRRGRGSCVVAPIVLRGQAWGELYVARPAGATVFDRSDADFATVLASVVAAGIAQTEALEEVRKLAFTDPLTGLANRRAVDMGLDEAVERHRRSGTVVSLVVCDLNGLKRVNDTHGHEVGDRLLERFGSVLSRCGAQLPGALAARLGGDEFCLLVVGPSADEVVRVADELCVRAGEMDLGEGVACGVASTGDEIGPVKSARRLFRLADAAQYRAKAARSAKPVVAGRDGAVVRLADTPPPDPHERRRFRGQRPDA comes from the coding sequence ATGGGCGAGGATGCGCGGCTGCAGGCCGTAGTGACGCTGGCGCAGGCGATGGCGGCGGCGCACACCCCGCGTGAGTCCTGGCGGGCGGCCGCGCTGGGCGCGCAGGAGGCGCTCGGCGGCAGCTTCGCGGCCGTCTCGGTGTGGGAGCGCGACCTGGGACGACTGCGGGTGCTCGTGAACGCGGGTGAGCTGGCGGAGGGGGAGGAGAGCTTCCCCGAGGGGGAGACGTATCCCGTACACCAGTTTCCGGAGATCACGGAGTTCCTGCACGAGAAGTGGGCAGGCGGGGGCGAGCCGAACGCGTGGGTCGAGACGGCGCAGGGCCCCGCGGACGGGGCCGATGCCGCCGGGTACTGCCATCAGAGGGTGGCGGCGCTGCGGCGGCGCGGGCGCGGGTCGTGCGTCGTCGCGCCGATCGTGCTGCGCGGACAGGCGTGGGGCGAGCTGTACGTCGCGAGGCCGGCCGGGGCGACGGTCTTCGACCGGTCCGACGCGGACTTCGCGACGGTGCTGGCTTCGGTGGTCGCGGCGGGCATCGCCCAGACGGAAGCACTGGAAGAGGTCCGCAAGCTCGCCTTCACCGACCCGCTGACGGGGCTGGCGAACCGCCGCGCGGTCGACATGGGGCTGGACGAGGCGGTGGAGCGGCACCGCCGCTCGGGCACGGTCGTCAGCCTCGTCGTCTGCGACCTGAACGGCCTGAAGCGGGTCAACGACACCCACGGCCACGAGGTCGGCGACCGTCTCCTCGAACGTTTCGGCTCGGTGCTGTCGCGGTGCGGCGCGCAGCTGCCGGGGGCGCTGGCCGCGCGGCTCGGGGGTGACGAGTTCTGCCTGCTCGTGGTGGGGCCTTCGGCGGACGAGGTGGTGCGGGTCGCCGATGAGCTGTGCGTACGGGCCGGGGAGATGGATCTGGGGGAGGGGGTCGCATGCGGGGTCGCGTCGACGGGTGACGAGATCGGGCCGGTCAAGTCGGCCCGGCGGCTCTTCCGGCTCGCCGACGCGGCGCAGTACCGGGCGAAGGCGGCGCGCTCGGCGAAGCCGGTGGTGGCGGGGCGGGACGGGGCGGTGGTCCGCCTCGCGGACACGCCGCCGCCCGACCCGCACGAGCGCCGCCGCTTCAGGGGGCAGCGGCCGGATGCGTGA